CGGCTCCAGGAGGACGTCCGGGACCAGCACCGGCTGCGGGTCGACCGCATCCGGGCTCCAGGGTGTGTGCCCTTCCACCGCGCGACGGTAGCCGTCCGAAAGGCCGCGCCAGGCCTTGAAGCGCATGACGCCATCGGGGTCGAAGAGAACTATCGAGGAGCGGGTGACGTCCAGGCTCTCCGAGAGACAGTGGAGGGCGGACTCGTAGATCTCCTCCGGCTGCCGCGCTTTGGCGATAGCGCTGGTGAGGCGGTGGAGCGGCTCGGGCCGCAGATAGGACTTTGACCGTCCGGAGCGGACTTCGAGGGCCATGTAGTCGTTCCAGTCTAACGCGATGTCATATTGCGGCGCCGTTTAGACCGGGCGACCCGGCATTGCATGACCGCATATGTAGAGGACCTCGCGGTGTCCTCACGCTTGCGCGCTCCCCCTCGTGCGCTCGATGACTTGACGCACAGTCCGGCTGAGGTCGGCGGGGTCGAAGGGCTTAGCAATGGCTCCGTTCGCGCCCAGTTGGGCCCTCGCCGCCTCGGCGCCGTAGGCGGACACGATCACTACGGGCGTGTCGATGCCGCGCTGGCGGAGCTCGGCGTAGAAATCGCGCCCGTCCATGCCCGGCATCTCCAGGTCCAGGAGCACCAGGTCGAACTTGGCGCGCTCGGCAAGGTCGAGGGCGTGCGCCGCGCCCGTGGCCGTGGTCACGGCGTAGCCGGACGCGGTGAGCAGGATGCGCAGGAGGGTGAGGAGAGAGGTGTCGTCATCGATGACGAGGACCGAATACGGCGGCTGCGGCTGCGTCTCGCTGGTCCACATCCGGGCCACCGTGGAAGACCACTCCAGGCGAAAGGTCTGCTGTAAGGGCGGACTAGGCAACTACGGCACCCTCCGTCCTCGGCAGCTCGTCGGCAGGCTCTCCGGCCGGCGCCAGCGGCACGCGGAACCACACGTCCAGCCCGCCGCCGGGGCGCCCCTCGGCCTTGATCTCGCCGCCCAGGCTCTCGACCAGCCGGCGGCAGACGGCGAGACCTATGCCCTTCCCAGGCGCCTTCTTTGCTAC
Above is a genomic segment from Dehalococcoidia bacterium containing:
- a CDS encoding response regulator; amino-acid sequence: MWTSETQPQPPYSVLVIDDDTSLLTLLRILLTASGYAVTTATGAAHALDLAERAKFDLVLLDLEMPGMDGRDFYAELRQRGIDTPVVIVSAYGAEAARAQLGANGAIAKPFDPADLSRTVRQVIERTRGSAQA